A single window of Polaribacter sp. SA4-10 DNA harbors:
- a CDS encoding efflux RND transporter permease subunit, whose product MLNRSIKFLIENKLVAVLMLILFVGWGTINAPFNWDTGFLPSNPVSVDAIPDIGENQQIIFTKWEGRSPQDIEDQITYPLTTSLLGIPGVKTIRSSSMFGFSSIYLIFEEDIEFYWSRSRILEKLNSLPNGLLPEEVNPALGPDATGLGQIFWYTLEGRDENGNVTGGWDLQELRSIQDYYVKYALSSASGVSEVASIGGYVKEYQVDVNPELMRQYNISLQQVVKAVKESNKDIGAQTLEINQAEYLVRGLGYVKSIEDIENAVVTSEEYTSIRIKDIGKVSLGPAARRGILDKEGAEVVGAVVVARYGANPMEVINNVKGKISQLSAGLPTKVLKDGSTSQVTIVPFYDRSELIQETLGTLNEALTLEILITLLVIIVMVFNLRASILISGLLPVAILMVFVAMKLFGVDANIVALSGIAIAIGTMVDVGVILSENIIRHIDEDTESLPINTVVYNATTEVSGAIVTAVATTIISFLPVFTMIGAEGKLFRPLAFTKTFALIAALIIALFLIPPFAAAIFKKVTIRKTTSYLLNSMLIILGLIIMISGYWIGVLLIGYGCVALWFLKVKVDSYNFSLFNVPFSLNKNLINIIISVFAIVFLLAEYWRPLGVDKSIFFNLLFVGVICFGLLGVFMLFQKFYKPILNWALHNRLLFLTIPTTLVVFGFYILKNTGKEFMPSLNEGSFLLMPTSMPHAGVEENKRVLQQLDMAVASIPEIETVVGKAGRTESPLDPAPLSMYENMIQYKPEYMLNAHRERQRYKVNTDGLFELKDGRFIANPNSSKNIVLTKVHRSQLIEDNEGKFYRNWRPKINSPNDIWNEIVSVTKLPGVTSAPKLQPIETRLVMLQTGMRAPMGIKVKGQDLKEIEAFGVQLETILKQSEGVKVEAVFADRIVGKPYLLIDIDREKIARYGISIQDVQDVLKVAVGGMVLTQTVEGRERYGIRVRYPRELRGNPADLKSIYVPVSKGNPVPLSELATIRYEKGPQVIKSEDTFLVGYVLFDKLDGFAEVNVVESAQALIQQKIDSGQLVVPKGINYQFTGTYENQLRAEKTLSVVVPLALLIIFLILYFQFRSVSTSLMIFTGITVAFAGGFIMIWLYGQEWFMNFNLFGENLRVLFNMKTINLSVAVWVGFIALFGIATDDGVVMATYLTQTFEKETPSDKKGIRLATLEAAGKRIRPCLMTTVTTVLALLPVLTSTGRGSDIMIPMAIPIFGGMIIDITSYFIVPVLFSWREEFILKRIKKKENGI is encoded by the coding sequence ATGCTAAATAGAAGCATCAAATTTTTAATAGAAAATAAACTCGTTGCAGTTTTAATGCTTATTCTTTTTGTAGGATGGGGAACTATCAACGCACCTTTTAATTGGGATACTGGTTTTTTACCAAGCAATCCTGTATCCGTAGATGCGATTCCTGATATAGGAGAAAATCAACAAATTATTTTCACCAAATGGGAGGGTCGTTCTCCACAAGATATTGAAGACCAAATTACATACCCTTTAACCACTTCACTATTAGGAATTCCCGGTGTTAAAACGATTCGTAGTTCATCTATGTTTGGTTTTTCAAGTATCTATCTCATTTTTGAAGAAGACATTGAGTTTTATTGGAGCAGAAGTCGAATATTAGAAAAACTAAACTCATTACCAAACGGCTTACTACCAGAAGAAGTGAATCCTGCTTTAGGTCCAGATGCCACAGGATTAGGCCAAATATTCTGGTACACGTTGGAAGGTCGTGATGAAAACGGAAATGTAACGGGCGGTTGGGATTTACAAGAACTAAGAAGTATACAAGATTACTATGTAAAATATGCTTTGTCATCTGCAAGCGGTGTATCTGAAGTAGCTTCTATTGGCGGGTATGTTAAAGAATATCAAGTAGATGTGAACCCAGAGTTAATGCGTCAATACAACATCAGTTTACAGCAAGTTGTAAAAGCTGTTAAAGAAAGTAATAAAGATATTGGCGCACAAACCTTAGAAATTAACCAAGCTGAATACTTAGTGCGTGGTTTAGGGTATGTAAAATCTATTGAAGATATAGAAAATGCAGTCGTTACTTCTGAAGAGTACACGTCCATTAGAATTAAAGATATTGGTAAAGTATCCTTAGGTCCTGCAGCACGTCGTGGAATTTTAGATAAAGAAGGTGCTGAAGTTGTTGGCGCTGTTGTGGTGGCTCGTTATGGAGCAAACCCAATGGAAGTTATCAATAATGTAAAAGGCAAGATTAGCCAATTAAGTGCAGGTTTACCTACTAAGGTATTAAAGGATGGCAGCACATCACAAGTTACCATTGTTCCTTTTTATGATAGATCAGAATTAATTCAAGAAACACTAGGCACGCTCAACGAAGCTTTAACCTTAGAGATTTTGATTACCCTTTTGGTCATTATTGTTATGGTATTTAATTTAAGAGCTTCCATTTTAATATCAGGCTTATTACCAGTAGCTATTTTAATGGTATTTGTAGCGATGAAATTATTTGGTGTAGATGCTAATATTGTAGCGCTATCAGGAATTGCAATTGCTATTGGAACCATGGTTGATGTTGGTGTTATTCTATCGGAAAACATCATAAGACATATAGATGAAGATACCGAAAGCTTACCAATAAATACAGTTGTTTATAATGCAACAACAGAAGTTTCTGGAGCAATTGTTACAGCAGTAGCAACAACCATTATCAGTTTTCTGCCAGTATTTACAATGATTGGTGCTGAAGGAAAACTATTTAGACCCTTAGCTTTTACGAAGACTTTTGCGCTAATTGCGGCACTGATAATCGCATTATTTTTAATACCACCATTTGCTGCAGCGATCTTTAAAAAAGTAACTATTAGAAAAACAACAAGCTATCTTTTAAATAGTATGCTTATAATTCTAGGACTTATTATAATGATTTCTGGGTATTGGATTGGGGTTTTATTAATCGGTTATGGTTGTGTTGCGCTGTGGTTTTTAAAGGTCAAAGTGGATTCCTATAATTTTTCACTTTTCAACGTTCCCTTTTCACTTAATAAGAATCTTATTAACATTATAATTTCAGTATTCGCTATTGTTTTTCTTTTAGCGGAGTATTGGAGACCTTTAGGAGTTGATAAAAGTATCTTCTTTAATCTGTTGTTTGTAGGTGTTATTTGTTTTGGGTTGTTAGGTGTTTTTATGTTGTTCCAAAAATTTTATAAACCTATTTTAAATTGGGCATTGCATAACCGGTTATTGTTTTTAACGATACCTACTACCCTAGTTGTTTTTGGTTTTTATATTCTAAAAAATACAGGAAAAGAATTTATGCCATCCTTAAATGAAGGTTCATTTCTTCTAATGCCTACTTCTATGCCTCATGCTGGTGTAGAAGAAAATAAACGGGTATTACAACAGCTGGATATGGCTGTAGCGAGTATTCCTGAAATTGAAACGGTAGTTGGTAAAGCGGGTAGAACAGAATCGCCTTTAGATCCTGCACCACTATCTATGTATGAAAACATGATTCAGTACAAACCTGAATATATGTTAAATGCACATCGAGAGCGTCAACGTTATAAAGTGAATACTGATGGTTTATTTGAATTGAAAGATGGGCGCTTTATTGCAAATCCAAATTCCTCTAAAAATATTGTACTAACTAAAGTGCATCGTTCTCAATTAATAGAAGACAACGAGGGTAAGTTCTACCGCAATTGGCGACCAAAAATTAATTCTCCAAACGATATTTGGAATGAGATCGTAAGCGTTACTAAATTACCAGGAGTTACTTCTGCACCAAAACTACAACCTATTGAAACACGATTAGTGATGCTGCAAACAGGTATGCGAGCACCAATGGGAATTAAAGTAAAAGGACAAGATTTAAAAGAAATTGAAGCTTTTGGTGTGCAGTTAGAAACTATCTTAAAACAATCTGAAGGCGTTAAAGTTGAAGCTGTTTTTGCAGACCGAATTGTTGGTAAACCGTATTTATTAATAGATATTGATAGAGAAAAAATTGCCAGATATGGTATTTCTATACAAGATGTACAAGATGTACTAAAAGTAGCTGTTGGTGGTATGGTTTTAACCCAAACCGTAGAAGGAAGAGAACGTTATGGAATTCGTGTACGTTACCCACGAGAATTACGTGGTAATCCAGCCGATTTAAAAAGTATTTATGTACCTGTTTCAAAAGGAAATCCTGTTCCACTGAGTGAATTGGCAACTATTCGTTACGAAAAAGGTCCGCAAGTCATTAAAAGTGAAGACACCTTTTTAGTAGGCTATGTACTTTTTGATAAATTGGATGGTTTTGCAGAAGTAAATGTGGTTGAAAGTGCGCAAGCACTTATTCAGCAAAAAATCGACTCAGGACAATTAGTGGTTCCAAAAGGAATTAATTATCAATTTACAGGAACCTACGAAAATCAATTGCGTGCAGAAAAAACCTTATCTGTAGTAGTTCCTTTAGCACTGCTTATTATCTTTTTAATTCTGTATTTCCAATTTCGTTCCGTTTCAACATCATTAATGATATTTACGGGTATTACAGTTGCGTTTGCTGGTGGTTTTATAATGATCTGGTTATATGGTCAAGAATGGTTTATGAATTTTAACCTGTTTGGAGAAAATTTAAGAGTGCTATTTAATATGAAGACCATTAATTTAAGTGTGGCAGTTTGGGTTGGTTTTATAGCCTTATTTGGCATTGCAACAGATGATGGTGTGGTGATGGCCACTTATTTAACACAAACTTTTGAAAAAGAAACACCTTCTGATAAAAAAGGAATCCGTTTGGCAACATTAGAAGCTGCAGGAAAACGTATTAGACCTTGTTTAATGACAACCGTTACAACCGTTTTAGCACTACTTCCAGTATTAACATCTACAGGAAGAGGTAGTGATATCATGATCCCTATGGCGATTCCAATTTTTGGAGGAATGATTATAGATATCACCTCCTATTTTATTGTCCCGGTTTTATTTAGCTGGAGAGAAGAATTTATTTTAAAAAGAATAAAGAAAAAAGAGAATGGAATATAG